The segment CGCGTTCTCCTCTACCTCTGCTTTGTTACCAATTGTCACAGGCTCCCAACTTCTGTAGTCGCCGAGTGTCGCTCCTTTTTAGGGCAACCTTCCTTAAATACCACCTCCACCATCTCAATTTTAGAGTTGATGGTGCGTGTACTTTCACTAAGCTGTGTTAGGTATGATACCGTGTTCCTGTTATGGCTATTAAACATTGCTTACTCAAGTACGATAGGATGAAATTAATGTCATCTATACATTATTTCTTATACGAACCAATGTtatgaaaagaatgaaagtATGATATGCATCATAACCatgtattatattttgaactaCTGGACATCATACATGGTGTATGTCACAAGCATGGGATGCTTCTTCAGTATATTTTATACGGACGCGTatactatgatatgatacgtgCTCCTTTTTTTCTGTTGGTTTTCTCCAGAATGAGTGTGCACTAGTCCATAGTCAGGCTTAGGAGGTATGTAAACAAGCCTGTCTTTCGAGTTAATGTGCACGTATAGATACCGGTAAGAGAAAGTAAAGCCCAAGGAATAGTTATGAAAAGATAGGCCCAACCATGAAACATGATTATGTTTTGACTCCAACAATGAGGCTACTCTAAAGTCgcgttttctatttttctaagtaaaggtaagacacTCATGTATGGATGACTGCGTTGCTACGAAAGCCACAAAAATAAAGNtttttttttttcaaacaaaacacattctagttacatttcttttaaataaatttctccAATGTTAGGCATGTTGTGGCAACCTTagttttaatagaaaattagagtcgttacagttggtatcagagtgatTGCTCTAAGATGTGATTCAAGAACAAACCAAAGAAGAAGCTAGTAGATATGTGACACCCGAATAAAGGAGGAGTACATAaatgaaccgagaccacaTCATAATGAGAGTGATCTTGAAGATTTGAGGACTAAGAAAGTgttaaaggaaataaaagttACAACCTATACTAACAATGTGCATCTTCCCTTTTTGTGGcttaatcataagaactccaCTCTATCaagtaaaaacaaagaatctgACCTAAGTCACATGTATGATCTGATATCGGCATAAATTCATATAAGTTTGTCTGtgttttaaataatgttttttctaCAATTTGCCACGTCATATAATacttgcttttcttttcattgttGGAACATGGTTCCTACCTTAACAATTTTATTGGCtacatatttcaaaaaaatgtattttccttttcaacaattatttataacaTAGAGAAGATATTTGCTCGATAAAAGTTAACTAGAATCTTTATTTCTAATATAACATAAAGATAAAGAGATAGATAGTTGAATTTCTAAGACCAATTCAGCTATGCCCAAGTTGATGAATGACACAAAATCAAGTGAGAATTCTACCAACCAGGCTCtcatttaattatgaaaatatatttgtgaTCTTGAGAACTATTGCTGTCTTGAGTTGGAGTTTTGACCCGAGCCAAAATCAAATCTATTTGCCCTCGGGTTCCTTTCTCCTTACCCAAAAGTTTATAGTTGATCCTCAATAGGTTAGGTAGAAGATTCGAGTCTACAATCATGTGTtcgaagagaaagaaaaatgttgaaacCCTTACCGACGATCTAAGTTCGAAAAGTCAATTATTGTCGGTGTAGACttagaaatagaaatgaatTGGTTTGAGGGAATTTGGGGTCAGAGAGAGACTAAAATTGGAGAAATAGTAAATTGGCACTCTTCCTTACCTAGTAAATTTTCCAGCAATTTCACACCCAAATGTCTCCTTCCACAGGTTTAGCTACAAAACATTACTGAATTCAAGAAGATGAGTAAAAGAGATTACTATAGATGGAAGGATAGAAAATAAAGTAGCTACTAAGAACTATCTTCCCTGATGCAGCAAGGTTCCCCTTTGTATTGACCCATAACTGATAGAGATAACTCGCATGCACTGCTGCCGCGTTCTCCTCTACCTCTGCTTTGTTACCAATTGTCACAGGCTCCCAACTTCTGTAGTCGCCGAGTGTCGCTCCTTTTTagggcattttttttttttttttttttttttttttttgcatttaaGTTTTAGTCCTACGCTATCTGGCTGCTATCTGTTTGATgctacatttttaattttagatgatCTTTGTGAATGTTTAAGTCTATGATAATGTTTAAAGTACATTTTTTGTAAATGGTTTTCAGCATTTAGTTGTCGAGACATCCACGCAATGGCaaccttatttttaaatgaaaaagtaggatcataacaataaaaaatgatacgTAAGAAATAGTCATAGAGTACATGTCATTCATGCATCAATCAAGTAATCTAATTAAGCCTAAAGACATATCAACGATAAGTCCACTTACTTCTTAATATCCTTGGATTATCAGAATATCATCTTGAAATTGATTTACTCAAGtgtattaataattgaagttggctccaattattttaaattggcCAGAGGCTACAAAAACCTAAAACACTCCCAATTACGTCAAAAACGATTGTAGCAGGTCAATTGTGGGTTGTGGTTAGGGGCATGTGTGATGGGTTGCAGTTCGGTTCGGGTTAGGTTGATGCACGTAGGCTTTGCCGACGTAAGGTTGAGCTTCCAGCTTGGATTGGTTCAGTCATAAACGGATCGACCTATGGAAGTTAAGGTTCAAACTCAAGTTTAGATTTGAACCCTAAGGTTTGGACCCGGCTAATGTCTACTAGATTCCTTCTTTGATCTACCTCCTTTTAatgtagtttttattttaaatttttaaaattttttattttaagaaaagatattaaatatattttaataaaaatatggtgtgatgtcaaattttaaattattttttaataaaaaaaatataatatcacgtcaataataacaaaaaaaagtaatgataaataacaaaatacaaaaaaacgGTTACTTGTACTaagaaattattagaaaatgaacaaaactaaaaaaaaattatttatttattttaagtttgaataataaatCTATATTTTCCATATAGGCTTTTACGGCCTCCACGAAATTTTCTCTACGGACTTGGAAGCCGGGTTTTTCCCGATGAACATAAACCCTAATCTTCTCCCTTCAATTAGCCGGAGCTGACCAGGTGTGTTCTCcgatcatcttcttctttttttactgCTCTATTTTCCCCTAAAGCTTCGCTATCCATGTTCGCACATTTCATTCTTCCGCACAGAGCTTACTTTTCTGTTAAATCTGAATTTTGGGGTAAGAATTTGGATTTTCGGAACAGAAATGATAGTTTTAGTGATAATTCAAGAAAATCTCATGTGTATTTTCAACCGATTAGAGCTGGTGTGAAATGGAGGAAGGAGCTTCCGTTTGATAATGTAATACAGAGGGATAAGAAGCTGAAATTGGTTACTCGGATTAGGAAGATTCTAGTTCAGCATCATGATAATGTTATGTCACTTAGGGGTTTGGGTAAATTCAGGAGAGATTTAGGTGTACAGGAAAAGACGAGGCTAATTGAGTTGTTGAAGATGTTCCCTGCAGTATTTGAGAttgtagaagaagaagcgttttctttgaaatttaaattgacGGAAGAGGCTGAAAGGTTGTACTTCGAGGAGCTGAAGATCAGAAATGAAATGGAAGGTTTGTTGGTTACTAAGCTGAGGAAGTTACTGATGATGTCTGCTGATAAGCGAATATTGTTGGAGAAAATTGCACATTTGAGGACTGATTTTGGTCTTCCTTCCGAGTTTCGTGACACGATTTGCCATCGTTATCCTCAGTACTTTAGAGTTGTGGCAACCGAGAGCGGTCCAGCTCTCGAATTGACACACTGGGATCCTGAACTTGCTGTTTCTGCAGCAGAGTTAGCCGAGGAGGAGAACCGAGCTAGAGAATTGGaagagaagaatttgattattgACCGACCGCTGAAGTTTAATCGAGTGAAGCTACCTAAGGGGCTTAAGCTTTCGAAGAATGAGATGAGGAAAATGAATGAGTTTAGGGACATTCCTTATATCTCTCCGTATTCTGATTTCTCAGGGATTAAGGCAGGTACACCCCAGAAAGAGAAACATGCTTGTGGGGTTGTTCATGAGATTTTAAGCCTTACACTCGAGAAGAGAACTCTTGTTGATCATTTCACTCATTTCCGGGAGGAGTTTAGATTCTCCCAGCAGTTGAGGGGGATGCTAATAAGGCATCCCAATATGTTTTATGTCTCGTTGAAAGGGGATAAAAACTCGGTTTTCCTCAGAGAAGCATATCGCGATTCTCAGTTGATCGACAAAGATCGGTTGTTAATCATAAAGGAGAAGTTTCGAGGTCTTGTGGCTGTTCCTCAATTCAAAGGCAGAGGAGCTCCCGAAAGTGACACGGATTGGCGAGAAACCAATCATGGAGATGATATGAGAGGTGAAGAATGGTCTGATGTCgacgatgacgatgatgaATTCGACAACGATGGTGAGGATGACTGGATTGATGAACAGATCAATAACTTAGAAATGGCTGATCAGAggcttctttctcctcctgCATTACCCGATGGACGGCCCCAAGAAAGATGGTGAGGGGTATGAACTTGTATATTTATGCATATTGTTTACTCAAATATATTATGTGCATATTGTTTACTCTTTGAATTTCACTTCGGTTTGTAAACATTAGGTAGGTTTCGATACGAGTTTGGATGCCATCGGAGATTAAATTTAAGCATTGCCTTTACATTGCTTACTGTTAACATATTGGATaaaatttttggttaaatactaaatttagtCCTTCAATCTTAGAATTGTGTTTTAGTTAGATGTAATTATGGTCTGCATTGATAGAAAAATTGAAGTAAAGCTTGCATATCTATGATGCTGAGGACATAGAGACAATGGTGAAATGGGTTGAGCGACCTCTTGGTGGATATATGGACCTCAACCACACAACCATGTCCTTTCATGTACAAAGAGTTAAAAATAAGGTCTTTGTAATACTCAAGTTAGATAAGGATGTTCGAGAAAAGTAAAGAGACTTCGGGGAAGTTCAAGAGATTTAAGTATGGTTTAAGGGGTCCaagaaaagatatttttaatgatctagcaaggttttaaaagaaactaaagaGTAGTTTAATGTAAGGTTTTGTATATGATACGCAAAAATAGAATCTCTAGGAATATAATGTCTAGCAAAAAAGTCCCTGGAAAATCTTGAATTTGCAAAAAGAGGTCACTGACCAGAAAATCTACAGCATATATGGTTTTAGAATGAGTCAGCAGCAATGAAAATCCAACAATCAGAATGGGAGTCCATAAATTTCAAGTTCTAATTCAGACTAGTTCTTCACGAAACAAAACAAGGTCAGTACAAGCTTATTCTCTCTTAAACTTCAAGTTCTAATTCAGACCTACAATGTCTCAATTGGGTTATATGATGTTAGCTTATCGAGCTGctttatttcatttgattaCTCATGCTTATTCAAAAGCTTTGTTGTTTTTAGGATCTGGGTCCATTATTCACTCCATGGAATCGATTGTTGGATATTCTCCAGACAAAAGTCAGAATATGGTTCTTACGGGTTTAACAAAGCATATGCCAATTACAAAAACTGCTTTTTTATTAGGTACCCTTTGTTCTTGATGAAACAAGGTCAGTACAAGCttattctctcttttaaaTAAGGAAGTATATAAATTAGAGTTGAATGAGATTTAAATCACACCATGTTGATCAAACCAATTTAAAACCACGAACCAAACTGATTTAAATGTTGAACCAACCTACTACACTGTCATCTGTGCGTGCTTAGGATTTCCTTCTCTATTGGCTTCGTGTGGTGATTTAGTGATTCAGGTGCCAAAATTGCTTAGTGAACGAAATATAATTGTAAAGCTACAATGGTAGTGGTCAAGATACGACGATGAGCATGATGCAGTAGTCAATTTAATATCAGCTAAGTCGAGGCTTAGAgactcgagaaaaaaaaacaactcgaAAACCAACAACTGAGAGAGAGATTCAAGAGAGAAAATCACTCCAGAACGGTGGTTCCAAGCTTGAACGGTCATGGATCTCGGCGCGTGCGACTGAGGTTTTTGAGGAATTATAGCAAAAACATATGCTTGTTAAATCTAGATTTCTTAAACTTGCACTACAAATATAGTTTTCTTAAATCCATACTGAAATTTAAACTGTAAAAACATGTCTCAATAAGACAAACTAATAAGTCCATGAGTATTTGTACATTTTTTCactcaatttcttttatagaACATTTTGTTTCCAGGAGTATGCCTTTAAAAGATTGACCTTATTGGAATGCATATCAAATGTATATGGGAATTAAAATAGAGATACTGATGAACAGTTCTTGTTCAAAATAAGATCAATTCCTATGTAAAACTATAAGATGGCATCAGAAATTGTagcaaaagcaaaaacaaagtGATTGGCATTACCATCTCAAAGTTCATATTATATACATAACACCTCAAGTAATCCATACACTCATCAAACCATCTCTAAACCATAATACATATTTTACAatgaaaaccaaaagaaaggAACAATGCTGAAACTATATATGATAACAAAATCAGAAGAGGATACTGGGTGAGTCTCCAATGAGATGCCAAATCTGCTGCAACCTACAAAAATCGATTGGTTCGACTATACCCGACACTGATGAATCGGTTCGACTTCATCCTGCAGCACGGCCATCCTCAAGGACACATCAGCCAGTGATTTGAGGTTGCAGTTTATAAGGGAATGGACAAAGAAACATGTCTCCTCTTTTGTGTTTCCCTCGGGTACATCCACGACAAATGACTCGATCACCAATGTCCCCGGTCTTCCATCGATGACCTCGGGATGGACGGTGATAATCGAAGAGTAGTTCTGCACAGAATTTAGGGCCTCAaagaaatgaatttcaaatcttctCAACTTGTCGCATAACTTGCATTAGTATTGAAAATACATGTGACAATCAAGTTCCTATCATAACATCAACATTTCTAGCATCTTTTCTTGAAAGAGTTTGCAATCTTGAGTTTGAAGCCTATACTGTCATATCATTTTCCCTGACCATTGATCAACTTACGAGAGCCCAATCTCATCGTTAGCAGAtatgtcttctttgggttttccctttccgACTTACTCTTCAGGtttttgttagggagaggtttctagacctttataaagggtgtttcgttctcctccccaactgatgtgggattttGCAGTCCACCCCCTCctgggcccagcgtccttgctagcacaccgccttgcgtccacccccttcgaggctcagcctcctcactggcaaatcgcccgatgtctggctctgatacatTGGTAACCGCCCAATCCCATCGCTAGctaatattatcctctttggcctctcctttttctttggcctctcctttttctttggcCTCTCCTTTTTGGGATTCCcctcaaaaaatttataacgcATCTGGCGAgcaagaggtttccacacctttataaagggtatttcgttctcctcccaaccgatgtTGGATGTCGCAGCAGTAGTGTAATATGGTCAAGTTTGCAATATTTATAAAGgaaaattatgaagagcaagcACTACAAGGAGAAACCAAGAACAGAGGAGGGTGAAAAGCAATACCCTGAGTCTGTGATCACCACCAACAATCTTGACTCCAAGTATATGTTCTTCATCATCAAGAAGCTCCAATCTCTCAGTACTGGTAGTAGCTGGAAGCCCAGATTTGACATCAACTTCTCTAAGACTCCCTATTCCAAGGCCATCTCCCCTCACCACACACCGACTAACAAAAGGCTTGTACCTCTGTGGCCGATCGAACCTCCTAACCAACGACCATACCTAACAAATCAACACCAAAATTTCACATCCATACAAATACTTCAAGAGACTAACAGTGAAATTCATCCAAATTAAGACCTAAATCACCATTCTACGAACAAGGATTCAAATAAAGTGTAgcaaattgaaattaaatggaaaagaGAGACGTACGAGGTGAACGGGAGCTTTGANaattaaaattaaaagaaaaaagtaaattaattaacaaaaaggCGGAGGAGCACTGATTGTCGGTAGGATTGTGGCTGTGGTACCTCTGAATGTAGTGGGACTCCATGGATTTGGGTCGTCgttgaagaaaatggaaggcTGTGGAATGGGTTCGAACAGAGGAAAAGGTGCGCCACACATTAACGTTCTTATGCTTTAAAACTTCTTCCTCCTATTGTGCCCTTCCCacaatttccctttttttttttttcctccttttaattttggttaaattacaaattttttaaaaaattacccGACTTGAAATAGTGTgacatgttagatgaacacgactctccacaatgtatgatattgtccactttgagcataagctctcatggctttgattCAAGCTTCCAAAAAATGTCTCACATCAATAGaattagtattcctcacttataaacctatgatcatttcctaaattagtctGAGACTTCCATTGGATGACAGTaacttgaaatgaaaatgaaaattgagatCGAATACTGCTGCATCATTTCAGGTCAATCGAATACTGCTGCATCATTTCAGGTCAAAACTACAAAAgctttattctaatttttatttaaattttgtttttcaggatcaatttttttttctcatttaaaaaaaaaaaaatgatatgatggcagttgtatttaattatttggcATATTAGTTGGTGGGTTAGAGTTATCCAATAATGATAAGACAGGTCATAATCTGAATTCCCTCTTATACACTCCACTTCGTGCCATGTGGATTGCCCGGTCACCAGCCAAGTGTACTGTAACCTGTAACACGGTTCTCCAATGAAAGCTACGAATcatataaaatctaaaataaaagaatttaaagctGAAAAACCTAATGACATGGACACCCCCATTCAATGATTTAATATCaacacttttttatttttttaattcggattttgtcattttttattttattttatagaattAATTGAATGATTTTATNaaaaaaaaaaaaaaaaaaaaaaaaaaaaaaaaaaaaaattagaagatcGTTTTGCAACTAAATCACATAtgcattaattttttaaaactttatatttaactaagttttcataaatttaaaattttagaaatgtaATTTGTAAACTCAaagttcaataatttaaatgtaatttttataagtaccgagaaaaaagtaaatatattatttatattaaacaaataagtcgtataatttaaggaaaaaaatatttatagtggttattaacattattttaaacttgTATAATGttatttcattcatgtatcgTACTAAAACATGATTTTATGTATTCGGTTAGAAATTAGTTGAAATTACTCGTTACTTGTAACTCTTTTAGTAATATTACtgattataattttcaacacGATTTGGCCGTACACCAACTTCTTCTTAGTTAGACTCTAAATCACGTGATGGGAAGAGAAATATCATCTTTgcaacaccatttataaggtcTAGATGTCAATTTTAGTCTCGATCATCGACCAATAATGAAGTTATTTTCgattatttcatatatatatttttttttgtttgtaaagtGTTTTTCCTCCCGAATTTAGGATATTTATATGGTTATTTCATCATAttctttacaaaaagaaaaaaagaaaagaaagacgaGATAGTTTGGTTTTTGTGatatttattatatcatattcGAATTGGGTcgattttcaaaaatttgaaactttcggccaaactctctctttttcttttgctttttagaaagttatttatttattcttttcgCATATTTAGCCCCAAAAAAACTTATTTGGATTTTAGTTCTTAAAATTAAGTCTATTTAGATTCTTTGATTATTTaccttttaatataaaaaattgatataaaaaataattgtaataaatataaaattattttgggaGAATAAATGAGATTCGAAATGGATAAGGacacaattgaaaagaaaagaaggaaattggAATAAACTTTTCGTTTTCTGTGGCTTTGTTCAATGTCTCTTACCCGTCgctttctcattttttaattcatactcTAATCAAAATGctcatcattttaaaaatattaccaaaattttattttattattattatttgggaTGCATTCTATAAAATGTCTCTCTCGGTTCTAAAGAGATTCGACATCTTTTtcagagagagaagaagagtgTTGAAGTACGAGAATTGACAAATTTGACAAATTATGGATTCTTCACCTGGTCAGGGATTATGTAACTCATAAGTTATATTACTGAATACATTTTTAGTGGTTGTTAGTTAAATCaagaaaacgaggagaaaaCGAAGGTACATACGTGATAGTTAGAATCTTTGTTGTGTCTCTTGTATTAGAGCAATGCAAGCATTTACCAACATTGACAACCTATGCCGAAAAACGCTACCCAACGTAAACAACAAGTTTCAAGCTCAAAAATAGCTCTGTAAAGCTTCAAGGTAATATGGACGAGTAAACTGTGTAAGATGTAAGAAATTATCAAATTGCTctatgatgatatttttaatgaacggtgatttaaattcttttcattGGGTTAGAAAGAAGgatgaatttgtttgtttgtattAATGTCTAGTGCTTTAAGTGATTGATAGAATATCTCTCTAGTAAGCTTACATGAATGTTTAGATTATGTCAACCATGCTTTAGGTGATTGATATCTCCTTAGTAAAGCATGCACCGAACAAAACTAAGACTAGGGCGCTAGAGTTAGAGCTGTTGTGAGTTGACCTAGATCATTACGTTTCTAGTAGATCCAACACCCCAGGACCATGAACAACGATTAGAGGTTTAGACTTGTGTGCACCCAAAGAATGGATTAGCTCAAGGAGTTAGCTTTAAGCGTCCTAGAATCTACAACATCCAAGAATGACAAAGGTAGCTCTCCAAGTCATTAGCAATATGTACGATGTCATCAGTACCTCCATTAGTAACACTCCAAGCTGTTAGCGGTTTGACAGTGCCATCAGAGTTTCTACTACCCtcttgataagataaggaatcaactacaaggggaataagattcggattaccttgttgatcgaatatctcaaggcaagaacacttgattgagattcgaatcactccacaagcaagatcgatcatgtctagcttgaatgactcttgttgatcaaatatctcaaacacttgtttgagattcgaatcactccacaagcaagatcgatcatgtctagcttgaatgactcttgttgatcaaatatctcaaacacttgtttgagattcgaatcactccacaagcaagattgatcatgtcgagcttgaatgattctacatgcaatctaaactacatagaattgcaaagaaacttagccatgggctaaagaaaagcacaaatgcttatttctatattttccaagtctaccttacaaatacaacatacatggctttatatagcctcaaaatgaaactattaaaggcattccaaaagttgtaacattcatacttaatggccataattagccattatgtaattgtaacctaaagtaaataaaaactcttaaactacattaatgaaatacaataactctaaatcgtaatccacccaaaatttatcacatgaaactccattcttcttcattgtgacatgaattgaaatacttttgatgatttcaacaatattttcttcacatcttcattgaagcatattgtatgattgatgtctcttggttcatatcacctCTCCACTTCGATACCGATACTGTTGAGTTTTCACTTTGGTACCCGTATCGTTGAGCTTGGCACAGGTTTGTTAGGGTAGTGTGACAGTTGCACCAACCTTGTGGAAGTGTCATGACAGTAATCTCGTCCTAAGGGGGTTGTGGAACCCTACAAGTTAACTTGGTAGTTGGCCACACATGGGTGTTGCACCCCCAAACTAGGTGATTTTATGGTCGTGTGGAAAGGTTCGCCAGCTAACCTTCCATGGATGACAAGTAGGGTCAAAACCACCATATTGCCTACTAGAGTATTATGAGGTAACGCCTCGACCTAGAACGTTGGTGTATACAACGAGAGCCTAGCAAGTCACCCTAAATCAAAGAACAGAAGAGAGTTGTTCACTACTTGTCATTTGGTAGATTCATGATACCAAAAAAGAGTGAACAACTTCCTCTTAAGCCATAGTAGGTCTTTGAGCAATTAGAGAACCACTCTGAACTTCGAGATACCCCAAATGCTCAAATAGAAGTAGATACTAGATTTGAACTTCCTATATCTAGAGTAAAACACGTGGATACCTAATAGTTTAAGGATGCGAtcagagcctacaagtagattttttactgagtattttatgTTCGCCCCTTCCTCTTTTTTCTAGTGTTTGCAAGCTATTAATCAAAGTGAAGGAACTTTCGAAAGTTGTGCGATCACATGAGGTGAGGTAATTCTGGCGTGTTAATCCGTCTTGggtttttagtattttgttttgcATTTTATAACAGTGTCTAAAACctatttttaattgtaataatttgaataacaGGTTCTTGtaaatagatttaattttacatttaatcctgatgtttttatgttttgtcttttgatttaaaatttatcatagtatcatcttttattttattttattttattttattttattttattttattttattttattttggtcttTGTCTATTAGTTATGGTCCAAGTTTCGAAACCTCAAATTAGTCGTGACAATTTTGGATTTGGGGCAAGGGTGGTAATGGATCGCGGGCCCGTGGTCGGCCAGACGTGTTTCTGGGTTGGCACCCGAGGCTATGGCTAGTTCGACTCCGAAACCTGTGGCTTGGGTGATATAGTTGCCAAGGTTGAGGTTGAGTCTTAGGTTTGGATTTTCGTGGAATCCTTGTATCACAAAACCAAAATCGAACCTGAGCTTGAATCTCGATCTCGGTAGGTTGACCATCCAAACCGTAGGCTTAGAATCAAACCACGCTAACCTCGAACGCCCAGCCCAACGACCCACATACTCAATAGATAGTCCTTGGCCCAATGCATCCAACTCATGATGCAGGCCACAATCCCATTTGCTGCCCTACATGTCCAGCTCACTATCAACTCGACTCAGTTGTCTCCTTGGCTTGGGACGTCTTAGGTtaggttggatgaattgagTATTGTGTAAATAACACGTATTTGTGGCTTATCTACATGTTATTTTCTGATGTTATGATATACTAAGGTaccatattcttttcttttttttttttaatcacgATACATATCTtggttcttgccttgagaacTTTGGTCATGAATTTTGATAACATAGTTTTATCCGAGACCTTAGTCTAAGGTTATGAGTTCTAAATTCTATACTTAGGACCTTGGTTCTAAGGTTCTAAGTCcttggttcttggttcttgtcccTTAAACACTCCCTTAGGAGATCTTTAGGGTCTTATGATCAACACACAACTCTATCTTGACTTATGTTTGAGGTTTCATAAGTCCTCTATGACA is part of the Cucurbita pepo subsp. pepo cultivar mu-cu-16 chromosome LG12, ASM280686v2, whole genome shotgun sequence genome and harbors:
- the LOC111807307 gene encoding protein WHAT'S THIS FACTOR 1 homolog, whose translation is MFAHFILPHRAYFSVKSEFWGKNLDFRNRNDSFSDNSRKSHVYFQPIRAGVKWRKELPFDNVIQRDKKLKLVTRIRKILVQHHDNVMSLRGLGKFRRDLGVQEKTRLIELLKMFPAVFEIVEEEAFSLKFKLTEEAERLYFEELKIRNEMEGLLVTKLRKLLMMSADKRILLEKIAHLRTDFGLPSEFRDTICHRYPQYFRVVATESGPALELTHWDPELAVSAAELAEEENRARELEEKNLIIDRPLKFNRVKLPKGLKLSKNEMRKMNEFRDIPYISPYSDFSGIKAGTPQKEKHACGVVHEILSLTLEKRTLVDHFTHFREEFRFSQQLRGMLIRHPNMFYVSLKGDKNSVFLREAYRDSQLIDKDRLLIIKEKFRGLVAVPQFKGRGAPESDTDWRETNHGDDMRGEEWSDVDDDDDEFDNDGEDDWIDEQINNLEMADQRLLSPPALPDGRPQERW